The window CCAGGGCCAGGACCAGGACCGGCGCGATCATGTGGTGCAGCACGTCGGCGAGGGAACCGTCGCCGATCGTCTGGCGGTTGCCGGCCGGCAGCCAGCCGAGCTCGACCGAGAAGAGATAGATCGCGATCAGTCCGAACCAGAAGGTCGGGATCGACAGCGCGATCATGGCGCCGACCGTCGCCACCGTGTCGAACAGCGAATAGCGCCGGATCGCGCCGAGGATGCCGATGGCGCAGCCGAGCAGCATGGCGATCAGGGTCGAAGCCGCCATCAGCTCGAAGGTCGCGCGCAGATGCGAGGCGATGACGCTCCAGACCGGGGTATTGTCGCGATAGGAGCGGCCCCAGTCGCCGGTCAGCATGCGCCGGTGCCAGTCGAGATACTGCACCGGCAGCGGCCGATCGAGGCCGAGCTCGCGGCTGATCCGGTCGAGGTCTTCCTGCGTCATCTGGGCCGACTGGGCGAATTGCGACATCGGCCCGCCCGGCGCCAGGTGCAGGATGGCAAAGCCGATCGCCGAGACGATCGTGAGGAGGAGCAGCGACTGCCAGAGTCGCCTTGCGAGGAACGGACCCATCTCAGCCGGTCACGCCGCCCAGTACCAGCGTCGCATGTTCCAGCAGCTCGACGAGCAGTTGATGTTGGGTTGAAAGCCTTGGAGGCCATCCTTGATGCCTTCGGCCAATACCGTCTGGTAGATCGGCAGCAGGACGAGGTCGTCGCGGATGATGCGCTGGATCCGGCCGTAGATTATCTTGCGCTCCTGCGGGTCGAACTGGCTGGCGCCTTCGGCGAGCAGCCGGTCCATTTCCGGGTTCTGGTATTGGGAGGTGTTGAGGCCGGTGCCGGCCTTGGCCGGGATCGCCGTCGAGGCGAAGCGCGGCGTCACGTCGGGATCGTTGCCGATCATGAAGTTCGAGCCGACCATCACCGACTCGAACTTCGACTTCTGCCAGAAATCGCCCCAGATCACCGCGCCCGGCATGTTGTTGATGCGCAGCGCCACGCCGATCGTCCGCCAGTCCTGCATCAGCAATTGCTGCGACTGCTCGCGGCCGGGATTGCCGACCGTGGTCGAATTGGAGAATTCGAGGCGCATGCCGTTCTTCTGGCGGATGCCGTCGGCGCCGCGCGCCCAGCCGGCCGCGTCGAGGATGGCATTCGCCTTGGCCGGATCG is drawn from Bosea sp. Tri-49 and contains these coding sequences:
- a CDS encoding ABC transporter permease — translated: MGPFLARRLWQSLLLLTIVSAIGFAILHLAPGGPMSQFAQSAQMTQEDLDRISRELGLDRPLPVQYLDWHRRMLTGDWGRSYRDNTPVWSVIASHLRATFELMAASTLIAMLLGCAIGILGAIRRYSLFDTVATVGAMIALSIPTFWFGLIAIYLFSVELGWLPAGNRQTIGDGSLADVLHHMIAPVLVLALVETAVWARFTRSAVLDVIGQDYIRTARAKGVSEQAVLSRHALRNALLPLITLAGLQFPTLLGGALVTETVFTWPGMGRLFLDSIEYRDYPVVMGILMLSALMVLIGSLIADMLYAVADPRIRLG